A region of Flavobacteriales bacterium DNA encodes the following proteins:
- the queG gene encoding tRNA epoxyqueuosine(34) reductase QueG codes for MNSKKINITQQIKAEASRLGFSFCGISKAEFLEEEAPRLESWLKQNMHGEMQYMENYFDKRLDPTLLVEGSKSVISLMYNYYPKELQCEDSFKISKYAYGEDYHHVIKNKLKELTQFLIDEIGEINARIFTDSAPVLDRAWAKKSGLGWIGKNSMLISPKKGSFFFLAEIILDVELDADGPIKDYCGTCNACVEACPTEAILPNKVVDGSKCISYFTIELKNEIIPNVVKGKFDDWMFGCDICQDVCPWNRFSEPTQEKLFSPNHNLLNYSKKEWTELTADIFNEIFKKSPVKRTKFEGLKRNVRFLISD; via the coding sequence ATGAATTCAAAAAAAATTAATATAACTCAACAAATTAAGGCTGAAGCAAGTCGTTTGGGTTTTTCGTTCTGTGGAATTTCAAAAGCTGAATTTTTAGAAGAAGAGGCTCCTCGATTGGAAAGTTGGTTGAAACAAAATATGCATGGAGAAATGCAATACATGGAGAACTATTTTGATAAGCGATTAGACCCAACTTTATTGGTTGAAGGTTCAAAATCAGTGATTTCGCTCATGTATAACTATTATCCTAAAGAGCTTCAGTGTGAAGATTCGTTTAAGATTTCGAAATATGCTTACGGTGAAGATTACCACCATGTTATCAAAAATAAACTAAAAGAATTGACTCAATTTTTAATTGATGAGATTGGAGAAATAAATGCTCGAATATTTACTGATTCTGCACCAGTTTTAGATAGGGCTTGGGCTAAAAAAAGTGGTTTGGGTTGGATAGGTAAAAACTCCATGTTAATTAGCCCCAAAAAAGGTTCTTTTTTCTTTTTGGCTGAAATTATTTTAGATGTTGAATTGGATGCTGATGGGCCAATAAAAGACTATTGTGGTACTTGTAATGCTTGTGTGGAAGCTTGCCCAACCGAGGCAATTTTACCCAATAAAGTGGTGGATGGCAGCAAGTGCATTTCGTATTTTACCATTGAATTGAAAAATGAAATCATTCCCAATGTGGTAAAAGGAAAATTTGATGATTGGATGTTTGGATGTGATATTTGCCAAGATGTTTGCCCTTGGAATCGGTTTTCTGAGCCGACACAAGAAAAATTGTTTAGTCCTAATCACAACTTATTGAATTATTCTAAAAAAGAATGGACAGAATTAACCGCAGATATTTTTAATGAAATCTTTAAAAAATCGCCAGTAAAACGAACCAAATTTGAAGGGTTGAAAAGGAATGTCAGATTTTTGATTAGTGACTAG
- a CDS encoding outer membrane beta-barrel protein, with product MKKLLFSVLFFCVFSTFYAQVFKVGTIAGLSGSQVEGDGYGGYNKLGFILGGFTNVSISEKFSTQLEMYYINKGSQRNPNTSQGDVDEFHLNINYIEMPLAIRYHYKSFLFETGVYYSVFLNYTMSDEFGTRDDQPFPFKSYDFGAFVGFHYKLNDHYSCNLRSKNSVLPIRDFQNLDQQIGILNQLFNRGWYNLDLNFTLSYQFNK from the coding sequence ATGAAAAAGCTACTGTTTTCAGTTTTATTTTTTTGTGTTTTCTCCACCTTTTATGCTCAGGTTTTTAAAGTTGGGACTATTGCAGGATTGAGTGGCTCGCAAGTTGAAGGCGATGGTTATGGAGGATATAATAAACTTGGTTTTATTTTAGGTGGATTTACCAACGTATCCATTTCCGAAAAATTCTCTACACAATTGGAAATGTACTACATCAACAAAGGCAGTCAGAGAAACCCTAACACCAGCCAAGGTGATGTCGACGAATTTCATTTAAACATCAACTACATTGAAATGCCTTTAGCCATTCGCTACCATTACAAATCATTTTTGTTTGAAACTGGTGTATATTACAGTGTTTTTCTAAACTACACCATGAGTGATGAATTCGGCACAAGAGATGACCAGCCTTTTCCTTTTAAATCGTATGATTTTGGTGCTTTTGTGGGATTTCATTATAAATTAAACGACCATTATAGTTGTAATTTACGTTCGAAAAATTCGGTTCTACCCATTCGTGATTTTCAAAATCTTGACCAACAAATTGGTATTTTAAACCAACTATTTAATCGTGGTTGGTACAATTTAGATTTAAATTTCACTTTAAGTTATCAATTTAACAAATAA
- the hemH gene encoding ferrochelatase — MEKKGVLLVNLGTPDSPSVKDVRKYLREFLMDGYVIDLPFVTRWVLVNLIIAPFRGPKSAKIYQELWTEKGSPLLYYGKKVEELVQQKMGNDYFVKLAMRYQNPSIKSVLEQFKKNNITDLVVIPMYPQHASSSTLSSIKKVEAVFGELNYHPKVRMVETFVSNPKFIEAFAANGNKHWLTGKYQKVLFSYHGIPERHIIKDCENGYCELNEKCCAVYSDKNRLCYRAQCYETSRLIAKAMNLKENEYDVAFQSRLETRARDPWLKPYSDVVTAEYPKNGVKNVLAFSPSFIADCLETTIEVGEEFKEIFHENGGENWQLVESLNESPIWIEAIEQMILNK; from the coding sequence ATGGAAAAAAAAGGAGTTTTGTTGGTAAATCTAGGTACGCCTGATAGTCCTTCTGTTAAAGATGTAAGAAAATATTTGAGAGAGTTTTTAATGGATGGCTACGTGATTGATTTGCCATTTGTTACTCGATGGGTATTGGTAAATCTAATTATAGCACCATTTAGAGGTCCTAAATCGGCTAAAATTTATCAAGAACTTTGGACAGAGAAAGGCTCTCCGTTGTTGTATTACGGTAAAAAAGTGGAAGAATTGGTACAACAAAAAATGGGAAACGATTATTTTGTGAAGTTGGCGATGCGTTATCAAAATCCTTCTATAAAAAGTGTTTTGGAACAATTTAAAAAAAATAATATTACTGATTTAGTAGTCATTCCCATGTATCCACAACATGCGTCTTCATCTACGTTGTCGAGCATTAAAAAAGTAGAGGCTGTTTTTGGTGAACTTAACTATCATCCAAAAGTAAGAATGGTAGAAACTTTTGTTAGTAATCCTAAATTTATTGAGGCTTTTGCTGCAAACGGAAATAAGCATTGGTTAACAGGTAAGTATCAAAAGGTTTTGTTCAGTTATCACGGTATACCGGAACGACATATTATTAAAGATTGTGAAAACGGCTATTGTGAGTTAAACGAAAAATGTTGTGCGGTGTATAGCGATAAAAACAGACTTTGTTATCGTGCTCAATGTTACGAAACATCTCGTTTAATTGCCAAAGCAATGAATTTAAAAGAAAACGAATACGATGTTGCTTTTCAATCAAGATTAGAAACTCGTGCCCGCGACCCATGGCTTAAACCTTATTCGGATGTCGTGACTGCCGAATATCCTAAAAATGGTGTTAAAAATGTGTTGGCGTTTTCTCCGTCGTTTATTGCCGATTGTTTAGAAACAACTATTGAAGTAGGCGAGGAGTTTAAAGAAATTTTCCATGAAAATGGTGGAGAAAATTGGCAATTGGTTGAAAGTTTAAACGAAAGTCCGATTTGGATTGAAGCAATAGAACAAATGATTTTAAACAAATAA
- a CDS encoding CopD family protein yields the protein MDYFYLKALHIIFVVTWFAGLFYIVRLFIYHVEAEDEDENAKAILQRQYKIMSKRLWYGITWPSAILTLIFASWLLFGTPQGQGFLLSPWMHIKLTFVVALYVYHFACHRIYSQLQKNEVKYSSFKLRIWNEVATILLFAIVFLVVLKNEIGWFWGILGLIVFSILLMIGIKIYKKNREKKNLN from the coding sequence ATGGATTATTTTTACTTAAAAGCACTTCACATCATTTTTGTAGTTACTTGGTTTGCTGGTTTATTTTACATTGTTCGCCTATTTATATATCATGTTGAAGCTGAAGATGAAGACGAAAATGCTAAAGCCATTTTACAGCGACAGTACAAAATAATGAGTAAAAGATTGTGGTACGGCATTACATGGCCATCAGCAATACTAACCTTAATTTTTGCTTCTTGGTTGTTGTTCGGCACACCTCAAGGTCAAGGTTTTTTACTATCTCCATGGATGCACATAAAATTAACTTTTGTGGTAGCTTTATATGTTTACCACTTTGCTTGTCATCGTATTTATAGCCAACTGCAAAAAAACGAAGTCAAGTATTCATCTTTTAAACTACGTATTTGGAACGAAGTAGCCACCATATTGCTTTTCGCTATTGTATTTTTAGTGGTGCTTAAAAATGAAATTGGTTGGTTCTGGGGTATTTTAGGATTAATTGTTTTCTCTATTTTATTAATGATTGGAATAAAAATCTACAAAAAGAATAGAGAAAAAAAGAATCTGAATTAG
- a CDS encoding NAD-dependent deacylase encodes MQKIVVFSGAGISAESGLKTFRDSDGLWENYKIEEVATPEAWEANPSLVLEFYNMRRKQLLEAQPNPAHYSIPLLEKKFEVSLITQNIDDLHERAGSKNVLHLHGELLKSRSTKTEKTYSIKGDQLNLGDLCENGHQLRPDVVWFGEHVPNMDKAANICDHADILIVIGTSLNVYPAANLVDCVPNNCLIYLIDPKEVSIWKRKNLIHIKKKATEGLPQLIKELLAE; translated from the coding sequence ATGCAAAAAATTGTAGTGTTTTCTGGAGCAGGAATAAGTGCTGAAAGTGGCTTAAAAACGTTTAGAGACTCCGATGGTCTTTGGGAAAATTACAAGATTGAAGAAGTTGCAACACCAGAAGCATGGGAAGCCAACCCTTCATTAGTGTTAGAATTTTACAACATGCGCAGAAAACAACTGCTGGAGGCTCAACCAAATCCTGCACATTATTCTATCCCATTACTTGAAAAAAAATTTGAAGTTAGCTTAATTACGCAAAACATCGACGACTTGCACGAACGAGCGGGCTCTAAAAATGTTTTACATCTTCATGGCGAACTTTTAAAATCAAGAAGTACAAAAACAGAAAAAACTTATTCCATAAAAGGCGACCAACTCAATTTAGGTGATTTATGTGAGAATGGACATCAATTACGTCCAGATGTAGTTTGGTTTGGCGAACATGTACCAAACATGGATAAGGCTGCCAACATTTGTGACCATGCCGATATTTTAATTGTAATAGGAACATCATTAAACGTATATCCAGCTGCAAATTTGGTGGATTGTGTTCCCAACAATTGCTTAATTTATTTAATCGACCCAAAAGAAGTTTCTATTTGGAAACGTAAAAATTTAATTCACATTAAGAAAAAAGCTACCGAAGGACTTCCTCAATTAATTAAAGAACTCTTAGCGGAATAA
- a CDS encoding alpha/beta fold hydrolase has product MDTFVEKSLVFKNIQVSYTEEGKGTAIVLLHGFLEDKSIWKDFSSQLSKKYRVITVDLLGHGKTECLSYIHTMEEMAEAVYFVLRKLKIRKFFLVGHSLGGYVSLAMAEEFPDNIKGLCMFHSTARGDSEEKQKDRDRAIKVVKQNKNLFINEAIPNLFYTKNQHYEEEINQIKTIALNTSLQGIVAALEGMKNRMDREIILNFAPYPVFYIIGKEDNILPYQTLVEQAELPEKGSCLLLEEVGHVGFIEAKTKTLKALQTFFSKN; this is encoded by the coding sequence TTGGATACTTTTGTTGAAAAATCACTAGTTTTTAAAAATATACAGGTTAGTTATACCGAAGAAGGAAAAGGTACAGCTATAGTGTTGCTACATGGTTTTTTGGAAGATAAAAGCATTTGGAAAGATTTTTCATCTCAACTCTCAAAAAAATATAGGGTAATAACTGTCGATTTGTTGGGACATGGAAAAACCGAGTGTTTGAGTTACATCCATACCATGGAAGAAATGGCAGAAGCGGTTTATTTCGTTTTACGAAAATTAAAAATCAGAAAGTTTTTTTTAGTTGGACACTCTTTAGGTGGTTATGTGAGTTTAGCCATGGCAGAAGAATTTCCGGACAATATTAAAGGTTTGTGTATGTTTCATTCTACCGCTCGTGGCGATAGTGAGGAAAAACAAAAGGACCGCGATAGAGCAATAAAAGTGGTGAAGCAAAACAAAAATTTGTTTATCAATGAAGCCATTCCGAACCTGTTTTACACCAAAAACCAGCACTACGAGGAAGAAATTAATCAAATAAAAACCATAGCATTAAACACTTCATTACAAGGAATAGTAGCAGCTTTAGAGGGCATGAAAAACAGAATGGATAGGGAAATAATTTTGAATTTTGCCCCTTATCCAGTATTTTATATTATTGGTAAAGAAGATAATATCTTACCCTATCAAACCTTAGTTGAACAAGCGGAATTACCTGAAAAAGGTTCTTGCTTGTTGCTTGAAGAAGTTGGACATGTTGGTTTTATAGAAGCAAAAACCAAAACATTGAAAGCCCTACAAACCTTTTTTTCTAAAAATTAA
- a CDS encoding aminopeptidase P family protein — protein sequence MKYTPINKSLYINNRANFVKHLKPNSVAIFNSNDIMPTNADGSMPFRQNNDLLYLSGIDQEESILLIAPNVSNPKHREILFVKETSELIAIWEGAKLTKEQATEQSGIETVYWTSQFDQIFHAVMTESEHVYLNQNEHLRAVTTVETRDDRFRKTCKEKYPLHEYERLAPIMRNLRPIKSQLEIDSIQHACNITEKGIRRLLKFIKPGVMEYEIEAELAHEFLMNRSRGFAYEPIIASGFNACVLHYVENNKECKAGDVILLDVGAEYGNYASDLTRCIPVSGKFTPRQKEVYNAVLRVMKAATAMLVPGTLHDEYHTKVGQIMEAELIGLGLLDKNEVAKQDPKNPLYKKYFMHGTSHHMGLDVHDVEERNRPFEAGMVLTVEPGIYIREENLGIRLENDILITNNGPVDLMKNIPLEADEIEALMNS from the coding sequence ATGAAATACACTCCAATCAACAAATCGTTATACATTAACAATAGAGCAAATTTTGTAAAACACTTAAAACCGAATTCGGTTGCAATTTTTAACTCTAACGATATTATGCCAACTAATGCAGATGGTTCAATGCCGTTTCGTCAAAACAACGATTTGTTGTATTTATCGGGTATCGACCAAGAAGAGTCTATTTTATTAATTGCTCCAAATGTATCAAATCCAAAGCATCGCGAAATATTGTTTGTGAAAGAAACAAGCGAATTGATAGCCATTTGGGAAGGTGCTAAGTTGACAAAAGAACAAGCTACTGAACAATCGGGTATTGAAACGGTGTATTGGACTTCGCAGTTTGATCAAATTTTCCATGCTGTAATGACTGAATCTGAACATGTTTATTTAAACCAAAACGAACATTTAAGAGCAGTAACAACTGTTGAAACTCGTGATGACAGATTTAGAAAAACCTGTAAAGAAAAATATCCTTTGCACGAATACGAAAGGTTGGCTCCAATTATGAGAAATCTTCGTCCAATTAAGTCTCAATTAGAAATTGATTCTATTCAACATGCGTGTAACATTACGGAAAAAGGAATTAGGAGATTGTTAAAGTTTATCAAACCAGGAGTAATGGAGTACGAAATTGAGGCAGAATTGGCTCACGAATTTTTAATGAATCGTTCTCGTGGTTTTGCTTACGAACCAATTATTGCGTCTGGGTTTAATGCTTGTGTATTGCATTATGTTGAAAATAATAAGGAGTGTAAAGCTGGCGATGTTATTTTGTTGGATGTAGGTGCTGAATACGGGAATTATGCTTCAGATTTAACGCGTTGTATTCCGGTAAGCGGTAAGTTTACTCCACGACAAAAAGAAGTTTATAATGCGGTTTTAAGAGTGATGAAAGCTGCCACAGCAATGCTTGTACCTGGAACTTTGCACGACGAATACCACACAAAAGTGGGACAAATAATGGAAGCTGAATTGATAGGTTTAGGCTTGTTAGATAAAAACGAGGTGGCAAAACAAGATCCTAAAAATCCCTTGTATAAGAAATATTTTATGCATGGAACATCGCATCACATGGGTTTAGATGTACATGATGTAGAAGAAAGAAACAGACCTTTTGAAGCAGGAATGGTGTTGACCGTTGAGCCAGGTATTTATATTCGTGAAGAAAATTTAGGGATTAGATTGGAAAATGATATTTTGATTACCAACAATGGTCCTGTTGATTTGATGAAAAACATTCCGCTTGAAGCTGACGAAATTGAAGCTTTGATGAACTCATAA
- a CDS encoding UbiX family flavin prenyltransferase → MKRKIVIAITGASGSIYAKLLLDFLSTLRQAQDDNMLEVGVVMSDNAKMVWKHELDNEAYRNYNFQFYDKMNFNAPFASGSARFDTMIIVPCSMGTMGRIASGISNDLTTRATDVILKERRKLILVAREMPYNLIHLNNMKTITEAGGIICPATPSFYSKPKTIEEVAKTVVDRVIDLMGLENESYRWGN, encoded by the coding sequence ATGAAAAGAAAAATTGTAATAGCCATAACGGGTGCATCGGGTAGTATTTATGCTAAATTGTTGTTGGATTTTTTAAGCACCCTTCGACAAGCTCAGGATGACAATATGCTTGAAGTTGGTGTAGTTATGAGCGATAATGCCAAAATGGTTTGGAAACACGAATTAGACAATGAAGCTTACCGCAATTATAATTTTCAGTTTTATGATAAAATGAATTTTAATGCACCTTTTGCTTCTGGCTCTGCAAGGTTCGACACCATGATTATTGTTCCATGCTCGATGGGAACAATGGGCAGAATTGCTAGTGGAATCTCTAACGACTTAACCACTCGTGCTACTGATGTAATTTTAAAGGAAAGACGAAAATTGATTCTGGTTGCTCGTGAAATGCCTTACAATTTAATTCACCTCAACAACATGAAAACCATAACTGAAGCTGGCGGAATTATTTGCCCAGCAACACCAAGTTTTTATAGCAAGCCAAAAACCATTGAAGAAGTTGCTAAAACGGTTGTTGACCGTGTAATTGATTTAATGGGATTAGAAAACGAAAGTTATCGTTGGGGAAACTAG